The following nucleotide sequence is from Saccharothrix texasensis.
ATCGAGGTCATCCTCGACGTGGTCTACAACCACACCGCCGAGGGCAACCACCTCGGGCCCACGCTGTCCATGCGCGGCATCGACAACCAGGCGTACTACCGGCTGGTGGACGACGAGCCGAAGTTCTACATGGACTACACCGGCACCGGGAACTCGCTGAACGTCCGCAGCCCGCACACGTTGCAGCTGATCATGGACTCGCTGCGGTACTGGGTGACGGAGATGCGGGTCGACGGGTTCCGGTTCGACCTGGCCGCCACCCTGGCCCGCGAGTTCTACGACGTCGACCGGCTGTCGACGTTCTTCGACCTGGTGCAGCAGGACCCGGTGGTCTCGCAGGTGAAGCTGATCGCCGAGCCGTGGGACGTCGGGCCGGGCGGCTACCAGGTCGGCAACTTCCCGCCGCTGTGGACCGAGTGGAACGGCAAGTACCGCGACACGGTGCGCGACTTCTGGCGCGGCGAACCGGCCACGCTCGGCGAGTTCGCGTCCCGCATCACCGGCTCGTCGGACCTGTACCAGGACGACGGCCGCCGCCCGTACGCGTCGATCAACTTCGTCACCGCGCACGACGGGTTCACCCTCAACGACCTGGTGTCGTACAACGACAAGCACAACGACGCCAACGGCGAGGACGGCCGCGACGGCGCGGACGACAACCGGTCGTGGAACTGCGGCGTCGAAGGGCCGACCGACGACCCCGAGGTCAACGAGCTGCGGGCCAGGCAGCGGCGGAACCTGCTGGCCACCACGCTGCTGTCGCAGGGCGTGCCGATGCTGCTGCACGGCGACGAGCTCGGCCGGACGCAGCACGGCAACAACAACGCCTACTGCCAGGACACCGAGCTGTCCTGGGTGGACTGGACGCTGGCGGAGAAGAACCGCGACCTGCTGGAGTTCGCCTCGGCGGTGACCGCGTTCCGCAGGCAGCACCCCGTGCTGCGGCGGCGCCGGTTCTTCCAGGGCAAGCCGATCCGCAAGGGCGACGAACTCCGCGACATCGCCTGGTTCACACCTTCGGGTGAAGAGATGACGGAGCAGAACTGGGGCGACGACTTCGGCCGCTGCGTCGTGGTGTTCCTCAACGGCGAAGGCATCCCCGACCTCGACCCGAGGGGCATGCGGGTGCTGGACGACTCGTTCCTGCTCGCGTTCAACGCCCACCACGAGGACATCGAGGTGACCCTGCCCGAGGAAGGCTACGGTCCGCAGTGGACGGTCGTGATCGACACCGCGACGGGCGAGGTCACCCCGCCCGGTCAGGGCGACGTGGTGCCGGGAGGCGGCACGCTGACCCTGGTCGCCCGCTCGCTGGTCGTGCTGCAGCGGCTGGAGCAGGAGTGACGGAATTGTCGGACCCCGCCGGTAACCTGACAGCAGGGGACCCCCAGGGGGGACCCCTGCGGAGCGACGCGTCACCGACCGGTGAGCCTCCGGTCGGTGAACCTCGGATCGGTGACGAAGCGGCCGGTTCGGGGCGTGCGTCGGCCGGGGGAGAGGTGGTCGGCGCGGCGCCCGCGTCGACCTACCGGGTCCAGTTCACGCCCGACTTCACCTTCGCCGACGCGGAGGCCGTGGTCGACTACCTGGACGCCCTGGGCGTCGGCGCGCTGTACGCCTCGCCCGTGCTGGAGGCCGTGCCCGGCTCCACGCACGGCTACGACGTGGTCGACCCGACCCGCGCCCGGGAAGAGCTCGGCGGCGAGTCGGGGCGCGTGGCGCTGCACAAGGCGCTCAAGAGGGCCGGGCTGGGGTTCGTGCTCGACATCGTGCCCAACCACATGGCGGTCGGCCACGACGACGTCAACCAGTGGTGGGCGGACGTGCTCCGGCACGGCCGGGGGTCGCGGTACGCGAAGTACTTCGACATCGACTGGGACTCCGGGCCGCTGCTGCTGCCCTTCGCCGCCGACGAGGAGTCGGAGGAGGAGCACGAGCACTACCGGCTGGCGTTCTGGCGGCGCGGCAACACCGAGCTGAACTACCGCCGGTTCTTCGACATCACCACGCTGGCCGCGGTGCGGGTCGAGGACCCCGAGGTGTTCGACGCGACCCACGGCGAAGTGCTGCGCTGGGTCGCGGCCGGCGAGGTCACCGGGCTGCGGGTCGACCACCCCGACGGCCTGGCCGACCCCGGCGGGTACGCGCGGCGGCTGCGGGAACGCGCCGGCGTGTGGCTGGTGGTGGAGAAGATCCTCGGCGCGGACGAGCGGCTGCCCGTGAGCTGGCCCGTCGACGGCACCACGGGCTACGACGCGCTGCGCGAAGTCGGCGGGCTGTTCGTGGACCCGGCGGGCGAGGCGGCGTTCACCGCGCTGGCCGAGGAGCTCGGCGTGCCCACGGACTTCGCCGCCGTCGAGCACGAGTGCCGCGACCTGGTGGCCCGGACGATCCTGCGCGCCGAGGTGCGGCGGATCGCCGCCCTGGTGCGCGACGCGGACCGCGAAGAAGCCGAACGGGCGGTCGCCGAAGTGCTGGTGAACTTCCCCGTCTACCGCTCCTACCTGCCCGAAGGGCTCGACGCGTGGACGGCGGCCGTGCGGGCGGCGACGTCGCCCGCGGCCCGGGAGCTGGACCGGCAGGTGCGCGCCGAACCGCACGGCGAACTGGCCACCCGCGTCCAGCAGACGTCCGGCATGGTGGTCGCGAAGGGCACCGAGGACACCGCGTTCTACCGGTACACCCGGTTCGTGGCGCTCAACGAGGTCGGCGGCGCGCCGGACCGGTTCGGGGTGCCGCCGGAGGAGTTCCACGCGCGCGCGGCGGCACGGGAAGCGGGCTCGCCGACGACCATGACGGCGTTGTCGACGCACGACACGAAGCGCTCGGAGGACGTGCGGGCCCGGCTTGCCGTGCTGGCCGAGCTGCCCGGCGAGTTCGCCGAGTCGGTGCGCCGGTGGACCGCCGCGCACCCGATCGGCGAACCGTCCCTGACCATGCTGGCGTGGCAGTCGCTGGTCGGCGCGTGGCCGATCACCGCCGACCGGATGCGCGCCTACCTGGACAAGGCGGCCAAGGAGTCGAAGGTCCGCACCACGTGGGTCGACCACGACGAGGCGTTCGAGGCGGCCGTGGCGGCGTGGCCCGAGCAGGTGCTGTCCGGTCCCGTGGCGGCCGAGGTGGCCTCGTTCGTCGAGCGGATCGTCGTGCCCGGCTGGTCCAACGCGCTCGGCCAGAAGCTGGTGCAGCTCACCGCGCCCGGCGTGCCGGACGTCTACCAGGGCAGCGAGCTGTGGGACCTGTCGCTGGTCGACCCGGACAACCGGCGACCGGTGGATTACGAGGTGCGGCGGCGGCTGCTGGACCGGCTCGACGACGGCTGGCTGCCGGACGTGGACGACTCGGGCGCGGCCAAGCTGCTCGTCGTGCAGCGCGCGCTGCGGCTGCGCCGCGACCGGCCCGAGCTGTTCCGCGGCTACCGGCCGCTGGAAGCGTCCGGGCGGACCGCACCGCACGTAGTCGCCTTCGAGCGGACGGATCTGATCGCGGTGGCGACCCGGCTTCCGGTGGGATTGGCGAACGCGGGCGGCTGGGGCGACGCGGTGCTGCCGCTGCCGCCGGGTGAGTGGACCGACGTGCTCACCTCCCGCCCGGCCGACCCGTCGCTGGCCGGGATGCTGGACCGCTACCCCGTGGCACTGCTGGTAAGAGGAGATCGGTGAGTTTCTCGGTGTGGGCCCCGGCGCGCGAGCGCGTCCGGGTGCGGGTCGACGGTCGGGACCACGAGATGACCGCCGGCGCCGGCGGGTGGTGGCACGCCGACGTCGACGGCGTGGACTACGGGTTCCTGCTCGACGACTCCGACGACGTGCTGCCCGACCCGCGCTCGTCCTGGCAGCCGGACGGCGTGCACGGCCCGTCCCGCGTCTACGACCACTCGGCGTTCGAGTGGACCGACCAGGCGTGGACCGGGCGCGCGCTGCCCGGCGCGGTGATCTACGAGCTGCACATCGGCACGTTCACGCCCGCCGGCACGTTCGACGGCGCGGTGGAGCGGCTGGACCACCTGGTGGACCTGGGCGTCACGCACGTCGAGGTGATGCCGGTGAACTCGTTCGACGGCACGGCGGGCTGGGGCTACGACGGCGTGCTGTGGGGCGCGGCGCACGAGCCGTACGGCGGACCGGACGGGTTCAAGCGGTTCGTCGACGCCTGCCACGCGCGGGGCCTCGCCGTGCTGCTGGACGTGGTCTACAACCACCTCGGGCCCTCCGGCGCGTACCTCGACCGGTTCGGGCCGTACTTCGCGGGCAGCAACGACTGGGGACCGGGCCTCAACCTCGACGGCGAGGACTCCGACGAGGTGCGCCGCTACGTCATCGACAACGCGACCGGCTGGCTGCGCGACTTCCACGTCGACGGGCTGCGGCTGGACGCCGTGCACGCCCTCGTGGACCGCAGCGCGCAGCACCTGCTGGAACAGCTGGCCGTCGAGGTGGACGCGTTGTCGGCCACCGTCCGCAGGCCGTTGACGTTGATCGCCGAGTCGGACCTCAACGACGCCCGGCTGGTGACCGCGCGCGAAGGCGGCGGCCTCGGCCTGCACGCCCAGTGGTCCGACGACCTGCACCACGCGCTGCACGTGGCGTTGAGCGGCGAGACGACCGGCTACTACCCGGACTTCGAGGGCGCGCTGGGCAGGACGCTGCGCGAGGTGTTCTTCCACGCGGGCACGTGGTCGTCGTTCCGGGGCAGGCGCCACGGCCGCCCGGTGGATCGCGACCGGCTGCCCGGCTACCGGTTCCTGGCCTACCTGCAGAACCACGACCAGGTCGGCAACCGCGCCACCGGCGACCGGCTGTCCGCCTCGGTGCCGTGGCGGCGGCAGGTCGTGGGCGCGGCGATCGTGCTGTGCTCCCCGTACACGCCGATGATCTTCATGGGCGAGGAGTGGGCGGCGAGCACGCCGTGGCAGTTCTTCGCGTCGTTCCCGGACCCGGAGCTGGCCGAGGCCGTGCGCACCGGGCGGCGGCGCGAGTTCGGCCGGCACGGGTGGGGCGAGTCGGAGGTGCCCGACCCGATCGACCCGGAGACCGTGCGGCGGTCGACGCTGCGCTGGGACGAGGTGTCCGAGCCCGGCCACCGGGAGCCGGCCGACCTCTACCGGGCGTTGATCGCGCTGCGCCGGTCGCGCCCGGAACTCGCCGACCCGCGTCTGGACCGGTTCACCGTGCGTGAGGAAGGCCACGTGCTCGTGCTGCACCGGGGCTCGCTGCGGGTGCTGTGCAACCTCGGGGACGACACCGAGGTGCGGCTCGACGACGAGGTGGGCGAGGTGCTGCTCACGTCGGCGGAGGTGGGAGTGGACGGGCAGGTGGTGCGCCTGCCCGCCGACTCCTTCGCCATCGTCGACCGCGCGTCGGTCACTACCCCGGGTCGGGGATGAGCCAACCGACCTCGGTGAGCTTCTCGGCCAACAGCCGACCGGCCGACTCGACCTGGTCGGCCAGCTGTCTTCGCACCTCCGGGCGGTCGTCGCCGGAGTACTGAGCCGCGTCGTAGGCCGCGACCAGACCGCGTGCGGCGTTCACCACCTCCACCCCGGGCCACTCGGGCGCGGCGACGTGGCCGTCGGCCGGTTCGGGCACGGGCTCGGCGGAGGCGTGCACGGCGCGCACGGCCTGCCTCGGTCCCAGCTCGGTCGAGAGGTCGAGCAGCTTCAGCGCGATGGTGTGCAGCTTCACGTTGTGGTGCTGTGACATCCGCACGAGCAGCTGGAACCCCTCTTGGGGCGTGCAGCCCTGCACCGCGGATATCAATCCGGTGGCCTGCCCGATCACGGTGCGCGTCTGCACCGCTTTGCGCAGCCCCACGATCTCGGCCTCGAGGCTGGCGATCCGCGCGGTCAGCGAATCGTCATGCCCGTTGTCCCCGACCACGGTCGGGCTCCTCTCTCGCACGTCGGTACCGGTCAGCCAGGCCAGCGGTGCGAGAGCGTCCGGACACGCGGGTGCCAGCACCCGGCAAGCCCACAGCTCTCGCTGACCCTGGTGCCCTCGCGGGCGCCGGGTGGCTTGCGGCTGGCTTTTCAACCGCGTAGACGATCACCGTAGTAGAGGACGGGCGGTGCGGCGCAACTGGAGGGGTTCCAGCGTGGCGGCGGCCCGCGGAACTCGTCGCCCGCCGGGGCGGCGCGCACCGCCCGCGGCACGGTCGGGTCGGCGTCGGCCGCGAGGTCGGGGCGCGACCCGTTCACGGCCCGCTCCGGCGCGTCGACCGGCTATAGCAGCAGCATCGGCCCGGCGCCCGGCAACTTGCGGCACTCCACCCCTTCAGGGGCTTTCCACCGGCGCGGAACACGGTCTTCGGGAACCGCCCACCAGCCCTCCTGCAGGGCACTGACCTGGCCCGGAGGGCGGTCCGCGGCGACAGTCACGAGGTGTGCGATCACGGATCGGCGTTTCCCCGTCCGGGCGAGGGGTATCCCCTGGGAGACGGAGAAGAGCCCAGACGAGAGGAACGGCCATGGGGACCGACGACAAGATCAGCAACAAGGCCGAGGAGCTCAAGGGCAAGGCGAAGGAAGCCGTCGGCGACGCCACCGACAACGAGCAGTGGCAGGCCGAGGGCCGCGCCGAGCAGACCAAGGGCTCGCTGAAGCAGGCCGGCGAGAAGGTCAAGGACGCCTTCCGCGGGGACAACCGCTAGACGTGCCGCCGGCTCGTCACGCCTCCAGCGCCGCCGAGTTCGTGCCCCCCGAGGGCTCGGGCTTGGCGGCGCTTCGCCGTGCCGCGGCCGACTGCCGGGGCTGTGAGCTGTACGAACCGGCCACCCGGACCGTGTTCGGCGCCGGACCGGCCGACGCCCGGCTGCTGCTCGTCGGCGAGCAGCCCGGAGACGTCGAGGACCGGCAGGGCGAGCCGTTCGTCGGACCCGCGGGCAAGCTGCTGGACAAGGCGCTCGACGAGGCCGACCTGGCACGTGAGGGCGTCTACCTGACCAACGCGGTCAAGCACTTCAAGTTCGTGCCCGCCGAGCGCGGCGAGCGGCGCATCCACAAGACGCCGACGCGCGGCGAGGTGGTCGCCTGCCTGCCGTGGTTGCA
It contains:
- the glgX gene encoding glycogen debranching protein GlgX, with product MRPWPGTPYPLGATYDGVGTNFTLFSEVADYVELCLFDGDGTETRVRLPEVDGFVHHGYLLGVGPGQLYGYRVHGPHDPARGLRCNPNKLLIDPYAKAITGDVDWDESLFGYRFGDPDALNDLDSAGHVPLAVVVNPFFDWSNDRPPNTPYNESVIYETHVRGLTMQHPEVPQSLRGTYAGLAHPAVIDHLKGLGVTAVELMPVHHFITDHGLQEKGLRNYWGYNTIGFFAPHAGYTAMPETGTQVQEFKGMVRALHEAGIEVILDVVYNHTAEGNHLGPTLSMRGIDNQAYYRLVDDEPKFYMDYTGTGNSLNVRSPHTLQLIMDSLRYWVTEMRVDGFRFDLAATLAREFYDVDRLSTFFDLVQQDPVVSQVKLIAEPWDVGPGGYQVGNFPPLWTEWNGKYRDTVRDFWRGEPATLGEFASRITGSSDLYQDDGRRPYASINFVTAHDGFTLNDLVSYNDKHNDANGEDGRDGADDNRSWNCGVEGPTDDPEVNELRARQRRNLLATTLLSQGVPMLLHGDELGRTQHGNNNAYCQDTELSWVDWTLAEKNRDLLEFASAVTAFRRQHPVLRRRRFFQGKPIRKGDELRDIAWFTPSGEEMTEQNWGDDFGRCVVVFLNGEGIPDLDPRGMRVLDDSFLLAFNAHHEDIEVTLPEEGYGPQWTVVIDTATGEVTPPGQGDVVPGGGTLTLVARSLVVLQRLEQE
- the treY gene encoding malto-oligosyltrehalose synthase, whose translation is MVGAAPASTYRVQFTPDFTFADAEAVVDYLDALGVGALYASPVLEAVPGSTHGYDVVDPTRAREELGGESGRVALHKALKRAGLGFVLDIVPNHMAVGHDDVNQWWADVLRHGRGSRYAKYFDIDWDSGPLLLPFAADEESEEEHEHYRLAFWRRGNTELNYRRFFDITTLAAVRVEDPEVFDATHGEVLRWVAAGEVTGLRVDHPDGLADPGGYARRLRERAGVWLVVEKILGADERLPVSWPVDGTTGYDALREVGGLFVDPAGEAAFTALAEELGVPTDFAAVEHECRDLVARTILRAEVRRIAALVRDADREEAERAVAEVLVNFPVYRSYLPEGLDAWTAAVRAATSPAARELDRQVRAEPHGELATRVQQTSGMVVAKGTEDTAFYRYTRFVALNEVGGAPDRFGVPPEEFHARAAAREAGSPTTMTALSTHDTKRSEDVRARLAVLAELPGEFAESVRRWTAAHPIGEPSLTMLAWQSLVGAWPITADRMRAYLDKAAKESKVRTTWVDHDEAFEAAVAAWPEQVLSGPVAAEVASFVERIVVPGWSNALGQKLVQLTAPGVPDVYQGSELWDLSLVDPDNRRPVDYEVRRRLLDRLDDGWLPDVDDSGAAKLLVVQRALRLRRDRPELFRGYRPLEASGRTAPHVVAFERTDLIAVATRLPVGLANAGGWGDAVLPLPPGEWTDVLTSRPADPSLAGMLDRYPVALLVRGDR
- the treZ gene encoding malto-oligosyltrehalose trehalohydrolase; amino-acid sequence: MSFSVWAPARERVRVRVDGRDHEMTAGAGGWWHADVDGVDYGFLLDDSDDVLPDPRSSWQPDGVHGPSRVYDHSAFEWTDQAWTGRALPGAVIYELHIGTFTPAGTFDGAVERLDHLVDLGVTHVEVMPVNSFDGTAGWGYDGVLWGAAHEPYGGPDGFKRFVDACHARGLAVLLDVVYNHLGPSGAYLDRFGPYFAGSNDWGPGLNLDGEDSDEVRRYVIDNATGWLRDFHVDGLRLDAVHALVDRSAQHLLEQLAVEVDALSATVRRPLTLIAESDLNDARLVTAREGGGLGLHAQWSDDLHHALHVALSGETTGYYPDFEGALGRTLREVFFHAGTWSSFRGRRHGRPVDRDRLPGYRFLAYLQNHDQVGNRATGDRLSASVPWRRQVVGAAIVLCSPYTPMIFMGEEWAASTPWQFFASFPDPELAEAVRTGRRREFGRHGWGESEVPDPIDPETVRRSTLRWDEVSEPGHREPADLYRALIALRRSRPELADPRLDRFTVREEGHVLVLHRGSLRVLCNLGDDTEVRLDDEVGEVLLTSAEVGVDGQVVRLPADSFAIVDRASVTTPGRG
- a CDS encoding ANTAR domain-containing protein, whose amino-acid sequence is MVGDNGHDDSLTARIASLEAEIVGLRKAVQTRTVIGQATGLISAVQGCTPQEGFQLLVRMSQHHNVKLHTIALKLLDLSTELGPRQAVRAVHASAEPVPEPADGHVAAPEWPGVEVVNAARGLVAAYDAAQYSGDDRPEVRRQLADQVESAGRLLAEKLTEVGWLIPDPG
- a CDS encoding CsbD family protein; translated protein: MGTDDKISNKAEELKGKAKEAVGDATDNEQWQAEGRAEQTKGSLKQAGEKVKDAFRGDNR
- a CDS encoding UdgX family uracil-DNA binding protein (This protein belongs to the uracil DNA glycosylase superfamily, members of which act in excision repair of DNA. However, it belongs more specifically to UdgX branch, whose founding member was found to bind uracil in DNA (where it does not belong), without cleaving it, appears to promote DNA repair by a pathway involving RecA, rather than base excision.) is translated as MPPARHASSAAEFVPPEGSGLAALRRAAADCRGCELYEPATRTVFGAGPADARLLLVGEQPGDVEDRQGEPFVGPAGKLLDKALDEADLAREGVYLTNAVKHFKFVPAERGERRIHKTPTRGEVVACLPWLHAELALIRPELVVCLGATAAKAVLGPSFKVTERRGRVERAEDHDVIATVHPSAVLRAPDRDEAYRKFLADLRAVRAHLGRAARRGAGERETAP